A section of the Brevundimonas sp. AJA228-03 genome encodes:
- a CDS encoding HNH endonuclease: MAKGVFTTKLSPSYDDLPEERYHFGRDYLARVERTLGDTIVYYEPRRSSEHLSSRGGRQSYFAVARPYKITEDPKKADHFYCHVSDYLDFEQAVSFRNGSTYFENALRRDDGGTNRGAFGHAVRIVPEDEFEAILAAGYSTSRVDFAIQPDLATPLSSFAEDMAQFERPMVELTITKPFRDVAFRRSVRAAYDNRCAVTGLRLINGGGRPEVQAAHIQAVEDRGPDSVRNGLALSGTIHWLFDRGLIAVADDMRILKAKGHVPDEVERLINASGYINLPPDPNHRPHPAFLSFHRENRFKG; the protein is encoded by the coding sequence ATGGCCAAGGGCGTGTTCACGACAAAGCTTAGTCCGAGCTACGACGACCTCCCCGAGGAACGATACCACTTTGGCCGGGACTATCTCGCCCGCGTCGAGCGAACGCTTGGCGACACGATCGTGTATTACGAGCCCAGACGAAGCTCGGAGCATCTGAGCAGCCGTGGGGGGCGACAGTCCTACTTCGCGGTAGCGAGGCCCTATAAAATCACGGAAGACCCGAAGAAGGCTGATCACTTCTATTGCCACGTTTCGGACTATCTGGATTTCGAACAGGCAGTCTCATTTCGTAACGGCAGCACATATTTCGAGAACGCTCTTCGGCGCGACGACGGCGGTACGAACAGGGGAGCCTTTGGCCATGCCGTTCGCATCGTCCCTGAAGACGAGTTCGAGGCAATTTTGGCGGCGGGTTACAGCACCTCCCGCGTCGACTTCGCCATCCAACCAGACCTGGCCACACCGCTCTCAAGTTTCGCTGAAGACATGGCCCAGTTTGAGCGGCCGATGGTGGAGCTGACCATCACAAAGCCGTTCAGGGACGTTGCCTTTCGCCGTTCGGTCCGCGCGGCCTATGACAATCGCTGCGCCGTCACCGGCCTCCGATTGATCAACGGCGGCGGCCGACCAGAGGTCCAAGCCGCGCATATCCAAGCGGTAGAGGATCGTGGCCCGGACTCGGTCCGCAATGGCCTTGCTCTATCGGGTACCATTCATTGGCTGTTCGATCGCGGGCTGATCGCCGTGGCTGACGACATGCGCATCTTGAAGGCCAAGGGGCATGTGCCCGACGAAGTCGAACGTCTGATCAACGCCAGCGGCTACATCAACCTTCCGCCCGATCCGAACCATCGACCCCATCCGGCGTTCCTGAGCTTCCACCGGGAAAATCGGTTCAAGGGATAG
- a CDS encoding DUF5131 family protein — MADTTIEWTDSTWNPVAGCTVITPGCTNCYAMRMAARLDAMGVPKYEGLTRKSGDRYVWTGKVRLDEASLDAPLKWRKPRKIFVNSMSDLFHADVPAEFIARVWKVMEQTPQHTYQILTKRPERMREVLVALDLPVLPHVWLGASVEDSAVLSRLDDLRATPAIIRFVSFEPLIGSVANADLTDIHWAIIGGESGPRARVMDPEWVEEIQLCCRNAGTAFFFKQWGGRNKKATGRSLHGREWNELPESATL, encoded by the coding sequence ATGGCCGACACCACGATTGAATGGACAGACTCTACCTGGAATCCTGTCGCCGGCTGCACGGTGATCACGCCGGGATGCACGAACTGCTATGCAATGCGCATGGCGGCGCGGCTCGATGCGATGGGCGTTCCAAAGTACGAGGGACTGACGCGAAAGAGTGGCGATCGCTATGTCTGGACGGGAAAAGTGCGACTTGACGAAGCCTCGCTCGACGCCCCGCTCAAGTGGCGCAAGCCGCGAAAGATTTTCGTCAACTCGATGTCGGACCTTTTTCACGCGGACGTTCCTGCAGAATTCATAGCGCGCGTGTGGAAGGTGATGGAACAGACACCTCAGCACACATATCAAATTCTAACCAAGCGACCCGAGCGCATGCGTGAGGTGCTCGTGGCACTCGACTTGCCGGTACTGCCGCACGTGTGGCTGGGTGCCAGCGTTGAGGACTCAGCGGTTCTCAGTCGGCTTGATGATCTAAGAGCGACGCCAGCAATCATCCGTTTCGTGTCGTTCGAACCCCTAATAGGGTCGGTGGCGAATGCCGACCTAACAGACATTCATTGGGCGATCATTGGGGGCGAGTCCGGTCCGCGAGCGCGCGTGATGGATCCGGAATGGGTCGAGGAAATCCAGCTTTGCTGTCGAAATGCCGGGACGGCGTTCTTCTTCAAGCAGTGGGGAGGCCGGAATAAGAAAGCAACTGGCCGATCGCTGCACGGCCGGGAGTGGAACGAACTACCGGAATCTGCAACGTTGTAA
- the tcmP gene encoding three-Cys-motif partner protein TcmP — translation MQAYAGREQTQAKHFILRKYLQALAFKVLRHWDVTYVDGFSGPWKAEREDYGDTSFMIAINVLKDAQNLIKEQTGLRRRIRCFFSENDPEAYAQLEAAVRPHHRPADGFEIQTFCGKFEDAVPTIQSFIGISFPLIFIDPTGWTGYPFSKISPLFQREKCEVLINFMYAFVSRFLNHPDEKIIGSLDPILGGSGWQTRLEAGMEPALAVESLFRSTLRQAGSFDYVVSTRIDKSTEDRPHFFLAYGTKDRAGLKAFRDIEYAALREHARNRSTAKERKREDKTGNVDLFAAFEADVQEASIESVVAQQKLLARSHLTNLLRAGPTRFSQVTDVLLQAFMLRETNVKDICVELSRSNTIANTWGTGGRKPQGDSIIQLIVN, via the coding sequence ATGCAGGCCTACGCTGGTCGTGAGCAGACACAAGCAAAGCACTTCATCCTTCGAAAGTACCTGCAAGCGCTGGCCTTCAAGGTGCTGCGGCATTGGGATGTTACGTATGTGGACGGCTTTTCGGGGCCTTGGAAAGCCGAGCGAGAGGACTACGGTGATACGTCCTTCATGATCGCCATCAACGTCCTAAAAGACGCTCAGAATCTGATCAAGGAACAAACTGGACTCCGGCGACGTATCCGCTGCTTCTTCTCTGAAAACGACCCTGAGGCATACGCCCAGCTCGAAGCGGCTGTTAGGCCTCATCATCGACCCGCGGATGGCTTTGAGATTCAGACTTTTTGCGGAAAGTTCGAAGACGCGGTTCCTACCATTCAATCGTTTATCGGTATCTCGTTTCCACTGATCTTTATCGATCCAACCGGCTGGACTGGATATCCATTCTCGAAAATCTCGCCGCTGTTTCAGCGTGAGAAATGCGAAGTGCTCATCAACTTTATGTACGCATTCGTCAGCCGCTTCCTAAACCATCCGGACGAAAAGATCATTGGATCGCTCGACCCAATCCTAGGAGGTTCAGGCTGGCAAACTCGCCTAGAGGCCGGCATGGAACCCGCCTTGGCTGTGGAAAGTCTATTCCGCTCAACCCTGCGACAAGCCGGCTCCTTCGACTACGTTGTCTCCACGCGGATCGACAAAAGCACGGAAGATAGGCCTCACTTTTTCTTGGCCTACGGGACGAAAGATCGTGCTGGTCTAAAAGCGTTTCGGGACATCGAGTACGCTGCCCTGCGCGAGCACGCGAGAAATCGGTCTACCGCCAAAGAACGAAAGCGTGAAGACAAAACGGGCAACGTCGACTTGTTCGCCGCTTTCGAAGCCGATGTTCAGGAAGCCTCGATTGAATCAGTCGTTGCGCAACAAAAGCTATTGGCGCGCTCGCATCTGACCAACCTCCTACGAGCGGGACCCACGCGGTTTTCCCAAGTTACAGACGTCTTGCTGCAAGCGTTCATGCTTAGGGAAACGAACGTGAAAGATATCTGCGTCGAATTGAGTCGATCGAACACGATCGCAAACACTTGGGGTACCGGAGGTCGGAAGCCTCAAGGTGATTCAATCATTCAGTTGATAGTCAATTAG
- a CDS encoding DUF433 domain-containing protein → MSDLLARITIRPDTCGGRPCIRGMRIRVSDVLGMLAAGETPASILEHHPDLEAEDISACLAYAAREVDHAVILAA, encoded by the coding sequence ATGAGCGATCTTCTGGCCCGCATCACGATCCGTCCCGACACCTGTGGGGGGCGTCCATGCATCCGGGGCATGCGGATTCGTGTCAGCGATGTCCTGGGCATGCTGGCTGCCGGGGAAACCCCGGCCTCCATCCTCGAACACCACCCCGATCTGGAGGCCGAGGACATCTCGGCCTGCCTGGCCTATGCGGCGCGGGAGGTCGACCACGCGGTCATCCTCGCGGCGTGA
- the lepA gene encoding translation elongation factor 4 produces MTTPPIDRIRNFSVVAHIDHGKSTLSDRLIQFTGGLTAREMSAQVLDSMDIEKERGITIKAQTVRLNYTARDGLDYVLNLMDTPGHVDFAYEVSRSLAACEGSLLVVDASQGVEAQTLANVYQAIDNNHEIVPVLNKIDLPAAEPERVRQQIEDVIGIDASDAVLCSAKSGIGIEEVLEAIVTRLPAPKGDPDAPLKALLVDAWYDPYLGVVVLVRVFDGQLKAGMRVKMMQNGSTHLVDRVGVFLPKNTPVESLGPGEVGFITAQIKEVAHAAVGDTITDEKKPTAEPLKGFKDVQSVVFCGLFPVDAADFEDLRAAIGRLRLNDASFTYEMESSAALGFGFRCGFLGLLHLEIIQERLSREFNLDLIATAPSVVYKIGLRDGTTLDLHNPADLPDVMQIETISEPWIKATILTPDEYLGGVIKLCQDRRGSQIELSYVGTRALVVYELPLNEVVFDFYDRLKSISKGYASFDYELTDYKVGDLVKMSILVNAEPVDALSMLVHRGRAETRGRGMVEKMKDLIPPHMFVIPIQAAIGGKIIARETVRALRKDVTSKCYGGDATRKKKLLEKQKAGKKRMRQFGKVEIPQEAFIAALKMDED; encoded by the coding sequence ATGACGACGCCCCCCATCGACCGAATCCGCAACTTCTCCGTGGTCGCCCACATTGACCATGGGAAATCGACCCTGTCCGACCGGCTGATCCAGTTTACCGGAGGCCTGACGGCGCGGGAGATGTCGGCCCAGGTTCTGGATTCGATGGATATCGAGAAGGAGCGGGGGATCACGATCAAGGCGCAGACGGTGCGGCTGAACTATACGGCCCGGGACGGGCTCGACTACGTCCTGAACCTGATGGACACGCCGGGGCATGTGGACTTCGCCTATGAGGTCTCGCGCTCGCTGGCCGCCTGTGAGGGCTCGCTGCTGGTCGTGGACGCCAGTCAGGGCGTCGAGGCCCAGACCCTGGCCAATGTCTATCAGGCCATCGACAACAATCACGAGATCGTGCCGGTCCTGAACAAGATCGACCTGCCCGCCGCCGAGCCCGAGCGGGTGCGCCAGCAGATCGAGGACGTCATCGGCATCGATGCCAGCGACGCCGTCCTGTGCAGCGCCAAGTCCGGCATCGGCATCGAGGAGGTGCTGGAGGCCATCGTCACCCGCCTGCCGGCCCCGAAGGGCGACCCCGACGCCCCGCTGAAGGCCCTGCTGGTCGACGCCTGGTACGACCCCTATCTGGGCGTCGTGGTCCTGGTGCGCGTGTTCGACGGCCAGCTGAAGGCCGGGATGCGGGTCAAGATGATGCAGAACGGCTCGACCCATCTGGTCGACCGGGTCGGCGTCTTCCTGCCCAAGAACACTCCGGTCGAAAGCCTCGGCCCCGGCGAGGTCGGCTTCATCACCGCCCAGATCAAGGAGGTCGCCCACGCCGCCGTCGGCGACACCATCACCGACGAAAAGAAGCCCACGGCCGAGCCGCTGAAGGGGTTCAAGGACGTCCAGTCGGTGGTCTTCTGCGGCCTGTTCCCGGTCGACGCCGCCGATTTCGAGGACCTGCGCGCCGCCATCGGCCGCCTGCGGCTGAACGATGCCTCCTTCACCTATGAGATGGAATCCAGCGCCGCCCTCGGCTTCGGCTTCCGCTGCGGCTTCCTGGGGCTGCTGCATCTGGAGATCATCCAGGAGCGGCTCAGCCGCGAGTTCAACCTGGACCTGATCGCGACGGCGCCGTCGGTGGTCTACAAGATCGGCCTGAGGGACGGCACGACGCTGGACCTGCACAACCCCGCCGACCTGCCCGATGTGATGCAGATCGAGACCATCTCGGAACCCTGGATCAAGGCCACCATCCTGACCCCCGACGAATACCTCGGCGGGGTCATCAAACTGTGTCAGGACCGGCGCGGCAGCCAGATCGAGCTGTCCTACGTCGGCACCCGGGCGCTGGTGGTCTATGAGCTGCCGCTGAACGAGGTCGTCTTCGACTTCTACGACCGGCTGAAGTCCATCTCCAAGGGCTATGCCAGCTTCGATTACGAGCTGACGGACTACAAGGTCGGCGATCTGGTCAAGATGAGCATTCTGGTCAATGCCGAGCCGGTCGATGCCCTGTCCATGCTGGTCCACCGCGGCCGGGCCGAGACGCGCGGCCGGGGCATGGTCGAGAAGATGAAGGACCTGATCCCGCCCCACATGTTCGTCATCCCGATCCAGGCCGCCATCGGCGGCAAGATCATCGCCCGCGAGACCGTCCGCGCCCTGAGGAAGGACGTGACGTCGAAATGCTATGGCGGCGACGCGACGCGCAAGAAGAAGCTGCTGGAGAAGCAGAAGGCCGGCAAGAAGCGGATGCGCCAGTTCGGCAAGGTGGAGATCCCGCAGGAGGCCTTCATCGCCGCGCTGAAGATGGATGAGGATTGA
- a CDS encoding efflux RND transporter periplasmic adaptor subunit, with translation MAPTTPTRLRSSALTIGAIAALGLLITACGGGDKEKAAPVQRQSVTAATVVATNLPRVVNASGSVSAWEEVPVGAETGGLVATGVFVDEGTYVRQGQALVQLNDAVLRAQLSQQQAQVQTAEANLARDDAALARSRELKERGFLSQASLDTAQANQRASAAGVAQARAALSQTQTQLNQATVRAPVSGLVIRRSVTRGQIVQAGSELFRIVRDGRLELDAQVPETDLPLVRAGMSAVIVADQGGETAGTVRIVTSEVDPQTRLGVARVALTNGTGLRPGMFARARIDVGDAPVLTVPSDSVVFREGRAGVYVIDANSTVKFVPVQTGDRSGSLVAVTAGLGAGQRVVVQGSGFLGEGDAVSVTDASAAAGAPATTPAAGAAR, from the coding sequence GTGGCCCCCACGACGCCGACGCGCCTTCGTTCCTCCGCCCTGACCATTGGTGCCATTGCGGCACTGGGCCTGTTGATCACCGCCTGCGGAGGCGGGGACAAGGAAAAGGCCGCACCGGTCCAGCGTCAGTCGGTGACGGCCGCGACGGTGGTAGCCACCAACCTTCCGCGTGTCGTCAACGCCTCGGGCAGCGTCTCGGCCTGGGAAGAGGTGCCGGTGGGCGCCGAGACCGGAGGCCTGGTCGCCACTGGCGTCTTCGTCGACGAGGGGACCTATGTCCGGCAGGGTCAGGCCCTGGTCCAGCTGAACGACGCCGTCCTGCGCGCCCAACTCAGCCAGCAGCAGGCGCAGGTCCAGACCGCCGAGGCCAACCTCGCGCGTGACGATGCGGCCCTGGCCCGGTCACGGGAGTTGAAAGAGCGCGGCTTCCTCAGCCAGGCCTCGCTGGACACAGCCCAGGCCAATCAGCGCGCCTCGGCGGCGGGCGTCGCCCAGGCGCGCGCAGCCCTCAGCCAGACCCAGACCCAGCTCAATCAGGCCACCGTACGCGCCCCGGTGTCGGGCCTCGTCATCCGGCGCAGCGTCACGCGTGGGCAGATCGTTCAGGCGGGCTCGGAGCTGTTCCGCATCGTTCGCGACGGCCGTCTGGAACTGGACGCCCAGGTGCCCGAGACGGACCTGCCGCTGGTCCGCGCCGGCATGTCGGCCGTCATCGTCGCCGACCAGGGCGGCGAGACCGCCGGCACGGTTCGGATCGTGACGTCGGAAGTCGATCCCCAGACCCGCCTTGGCGTCGCGCGCGTGGCCCTGACCAACGGCACCGGCCTGCGTCCGGGCATGTTCGCCCGCGCGCGTATCGATGTCGGCGACGCGCCGGTGCTGACCGTGCCATCGGACTCGGTCGTGTTCCGCGAGGGCCGGGCGGGCGTCTATGTCATCGACGCCAACTCCACCGTGAAGTTCGTGCCCGTCCAGACCGGCGATCGATCCGGCAGTCTGGTCGCGGTGACCGCAGGTCTCGGTGCCGGTCAGCGTGTGGTGGTCCAGGGGTCCGGGTTCCTGGGCGAGGGTGACGCAGTAAGCGTGACAGACGCCAGTGCCGCAGCCGGCGCACCCGCGACGACTCCGGCTGCCGGAGCCGCGCGATGA